A window from Musa acuminata AAA Group cultivar baxijiao chromosome BXJ3-10, Cavendish_Baxijiao_AAA, whole genome shotgun sequence encodes these proteins:
- the LOC135651403 gene encoding uncharacterized protein LOC135651403, with translation MSGFTELGFALIIFLSLSLLGLAAELIYLLHRRRRRWLLQQSTADPELGGGPSSGDLLLHVLCFEPRSRVEPACAAPSFAHPSAAANPASPKPPVDPAEAESDSDPEEECDFDRWRATYLGPSRALYTINEEGEDDDEHWEEAEEEETPFATPCSSPGFYTPSPSPPRTRE, from the coding sequence ATGAGTGGGTTCACAGAGCTCGGCTTCGCTCTCATCATATTCTTGTCCCTCTCCCTTCTAGGGTTAGCCGCCGAGCTCATCTacctcctccaccgccggcggCGGAGGTGGCTCCTTCAGCAATCCACTGCCGATCCCGAGCTCGGCGGCGGGCCGTCCTCCGGGGATCTCCTCCTCCACGTCCTCTGCTTCGAGCCCCGCTCCCGGGTCGAGCCCGCCTGCGCTGCCCCGTCCTTCGCTCATCCCTCCGCCGCCGCCAATCCTGCTTCGCCGAAGCCCCCGGTAGATCCCGCGGAGGCGGAGTCGGATTCCGACCCAGAGGAGGAGTGCGACTTCGACCGGTGGCGGGCCACGTACTTGGGGCCCTCCCGAGCCCTGTACACCATCAACGAGGAGGGGGAAGACGACGACGAACATTgggaggaggcagaggaggaggaaaCGCCATTCGCGACGCCGTGCTCGTCGCCCGGGTTCTACACTCCGTCGCCATCTCCGCCCCGCACGAGGGAGTAG
- the LOC135650634 gene encoding uncharacterized protein LOC135650634: MADFPPDLEDGELWLPSDIIRDVGVRRPFSSSSSSSSAVAASPGCSAHLAYLEGIARQLDALCMLDRAGLLPAFGPPRHAPPRPRVFGFKQSRPAPRLAGAENLVGLGVVHAGFMTGDGGRGVPGSSPGMLRFCSMSRPVQTQATFGAARGGVVQAPVQPVPDRFIPLPSPGSAREGGGTGVFLPRVFKDEDKKKPYVKGRGEQQQQQATRNGGVWEQGMPFQHPPPPPPPAETGLPQDWTY, from the exons ATGGCGGATTTCCCACCCGATTTGGAGGACGGCGAGCTCTGGCTGCCCTCCGACATCATCCGCGACGTCGGCGTTCGCCGCCccttctcctcgtcctcctcctcctcctccgccgtcgcCGCCTCCCCCGGTTGCTCCGCCCACCTAGCCTACCTCGAAGGCATCGCTCGCCAGCTCGACGCACTTTGCATGCTCGACCGGGCCGGCCTCCTCCCCGCGTTCGGACCGCCGCGTCATGCCCCGCCCCGCCCTCGG GTGTTCGGCTTCAAGCAGAGTAGGCCGGCGCCCCGGCTGGCAGGGGCGGAAAATCTCGTCGGACTCGGCGTGGTTCACGCCGGGTTCATGACCGGCGATGGCGGGCGGGGTGTTCCCGGTTCGAGCCCCGGCATGCTCCGGTTTTGCTCCATGTCGAGACCGGTTCAGACACAG GCAACCTTTGGAGCGGCCAGAGGCGGGGTGGTGCAGGCTCCGGTCCAACCGGTTCCGGACCGGTTCATTCCATTACCATCTCCTGGTTCGGCGAGGGAGGGCGGGGGGACGGGCGTGTTCCTCCCACGGGTCTTCAAAGACGAAGACAAGAAGAAACCCT ATGTGAAAGGCAGaggagagcagcagcagcagcaggcgaCAAGAAATGGAGGAGTGTGGGAGCAAGGCATGCCATTTcagcatcctcctcctcctcctcctcctgcagaGACGGGTCTGCCTCAGGACTGGACTTATTGA
- the LOC104000311 gene encoding LOW QUALITY PROTEIN: uncharacterized protein LOC104000311 (The sequence of the model RefSeq protein was modified relative to this genomic sequence to represent the inferred CDS: deleted 1 base in 1 codon): MCSMDGPLSFQGGYSSEAWSYITALRAHAGDSQIRLQIDHHGDLQSIEFWLGLPEESRRLAHELHATECRIDETIVVCHSEPGAWYPPLYETSLCPPTGYKDPLFVVGRTMFETDRLNPEHVARCNRMDAVWVPTEFHVSSFRRSGVDPAKVVKLVQPVDVEFFDPAKHEALVLPSKAPVLGSNSRASTGREFVFLSVFKWEQRKGWDVLLKAYLEEFSKADGVALYLLTSAYHSDKDFSSKIKVFVERSGMKEPTDGWAPIYLLDAHIPQSDLPRIYKAADTFVLPSRGEGWGRPIVEAMAMSVPVIATNWSGPTEYLTEDNAYPLSVARMSELAEGPFKGHFWAEPASDQLKVLMRHVVDNPEEARRRGRKARSDMVERFSPQVVARLVVDQIVNIVRNRSEKTSKRD; encoded by the exons ATGTGTTCTATGGATGGCCCCCTTTCTTTCCAG GGTGGCTACAGCTCCGAGGCTTGGTCTTACATCACGGCTCTCCGGGCTCACGCCGGAGATTCTCAGATCAGGCTCCAGATAGATCACCATGGTGACTTGCAGTCCATCGAGTTCTGGCTCGGCTTGCCTGAGGAGTCGAGGCGCTTGGCGCACGAACTCCATGCCACCGAGTGTCGCATCGACGAGACCATCGTGGTCTGCCACAGCGAACCCGGCGCGTGGTACCCGCCCCTGTACGAGACCTCGCTGTGCCCCCCCACCGGGTACAAGGATCCCTTGTTTGTCGTCGGCCGCACCATGTTCGAGACGGATCGGCTCAACCCCGAGCACGTCGCGCGGTGCAATCGGATGGACGCCGTATGGGTGCCCACGGAATTCCATGTATCCTCGTTTCGCCGAAGCGGCGTGGATCCTGCTAAGGTCGTCAAACTGGTCCAACCGGTCGATGTGGAGTTCTTCGATCCGGCGAAGCATGAAGCCCTTGTTCTTCCTTCGAAAGCTCCAGTTTTGGGCTCCAACAGCCGGGCTTCGACAGGAAGGGAATTCGTTTTCCTCAGTGTGTTCAAGTGGGAGCAGAGGAAGGGATGGGATGTGCTGCTCAAGGCTTACTTAGAGGAATTCTCAAAGGCTGATGGGGTTGCATTGTACCTCCTTACGAGCGCTTACCACTCTGACAAGGATTTCTCGTCTAAGATCAAGGTGTTCGTCGAAAGGTCAGGGATGAAGGAACCAACTGATGGCTGGGCGCCGATCTATCTACTCGACGCCCACATACCGCAGTCCGATCTGCCAAGAATCTACAAGGCGGCCGACACGTTTGTGCTGCCCTCGAGGGGCGAAGGATGGGGGAGGCCCATCGTCGAGGCCATGGCCATGTCGGTACCGGTGATAGCCACCAACTGGTCGGGACCGACCGAGTACTTGACGGAGGATAACGCCTACCCGTTGTCTGTGGCTCGGATGAGCGAGCTAGCGGAGGGGCCATTCAAGGGTCATTTCTGGGCGGAGCCGGCGAGCGATCAGCTGAAGGTTTTGATGAGGCATGTGGTGGACAACCCTGAGGAAGCTCGAAGGAGAGGGAGGAAAGCGAGGAGCGACATGGTCGAGAGATTCTCGCCTCAGGTCGTTGCAAGGCTTGTCGTCGATCAAATCGTGAACATAGTGCGGAATCGGAGTGAGAAGACGAGCAAGCGAGATTAG